A window from Rhea pennata isolate bPtePen1 chromosome 1, bPtePen1.pri, whole genome shotgun sequence encodes these proteins:
- the GPR22 gene encoding G-protein coupled receptor 22, protein MCFSLILEVNMQSESNITVRDAIDDIDTNMYQPLSYPLSFQVSLTGFLMLEIVLGLGSNLTVLVLYCMKSNLINSVSNIITMNLHVLDVIICVGCIPLTIVILLLSLESNTALICCFHEACVSFASVSTAINVFAITLDRYDISVKPANRILTMGRAVILMTSIWIISLFSFLIPFIEVNFFSLQSASTWENKTLLCVSTNEYHTELGMYYHLLVQIPIFFFTVIVMLITYTKILQALNIRIGTRFTTGQKKKARKKKTISLTTQHETTDVSQGSGGRNVVFGVRTSVSVIIALRRAVKRHRERRERQKRVFKMSLLIISTFLLCWTPISVLNTTILCLGPSDLLVKLRLCFLVMAYGTTIFHPLLYAFTRQKFQKVLKSKMKKRVVSIVEADPMPNNAVIHNSWIEPKRNKKITFEDNEVRQKCLVPQVVTD, encoded by the coding sequence ATGTGTTTCTCCCTCATTCTGGAAGTCAACATGCAGTCTGAATCTAACATTACAGTTCGAGATGCCATTGACGACATCGACACCAACATGTACCAACCACTGTCATATCCATTAAGCTTTCAAGTTTCTCTCACTGGATTTTTGATGTTAGAAATTGTTTTGGGACTTGGCAGCAACCTCACCGTGCTGGTACTTTACTGTATGAAATCCAACTTAATCAATTCTGTCAGTAACATAATTACAATGAACCTTCACGTACTTGATGTAATAATTTGTGTGGGATGTATTCCTCTAACTATAGTTATCCTTCTGCTTTCACTGGAGAGTAACACTGCTCTAATCTGCTGCTTCCACGAGGCTTGTGTCTCTTTTGCAAGCGTTTCAACTGCAATCAATGTCTTTGCTATCACTCTGGACCGATACGATATCTCTGTAAAACCTGCCAATCGAATTTTGACCATGGGAAGGGCTGTGATATTAATGACATCAATATGgatcatttcacttttttccttcctgattcCTTTCATTGAAGTcaattttttcagtcttcaaagTGCAAGTACTTGGGAAAATAAGACACTTCTGTGCGTCAGTACAAATGAATACCACACAGAGTTGGGAATGTACTACCACCTTCTCGTTCAGATTCctatctttttcttcactgttatAGTAATGCTAATTACATACACCAAAATACTTCAGGCTCTTAATATTCGAATTGGCACCAGATTTACAacaggacaaaagaaaaaagctagaaagaaaaaaactatttctttaaCCACTCAACATGAGACTACTGATGTGTCACAAGGCAGTGGAGGAAGAAACGTAGTCTTTGGCGTAAGGACTTCTGTTTCTGTTATAATTGCCCTACGCCGAGCTGTAAAACGGCACCGGGAGCGACGAGAACGGCAAAAGAGAGTCTTCAAAATGTCCCTCCTGATTATTTcaacatttcttctctgctggacaccaaTCTCTGTTTTAAACACTACAATTTTATGTTTGGGCCCAAGTGACCTTTTGGTAAAGCTGCGATTATGCTTTCTAGTAATGGCATATGGAACAACTATTTTTCACCCTCTACTTTATGCATTCACCAGgcaaaaatttcagaaagttctcaaaagtaaaatgaaaaaacgAGTTGTTTCAATAGTGGAAGCAGATCCCATGCCGAATAATGCTGTAATACACAACTCATGGATAGAGcctaaaaggaacaaaaagattACCTTTGAAGACAACGAAGTAAGGCAGAAATGTTTAGTACCTCAGGTTGTCACTGACTAG